AGTTCATGATTGCCGCGATTTCTGTTGGCGTATATAACGGTGAAGCGATCAGTGATTTAGAATACCTTGAAGATTCAGAAGCAGAGACTGACATGAACGTGATCATGACTGAAACTGGCAAGCTGATTGAAGTTCAAGGTACTGCTGAGGGCGAACCTTTCTCATTCGAAGAACTTGACGAGTTGCTGGCACTCGCTAAGCATTCAATTCGCGAGATCATCGATATTCAAAAACAAGCATTAGCGTAAACATTAGGTGAGTTATGAAACAGTATCAAAAAGATTTTATTGAATTTGCGCTGGAAAAGCAGGTACTAAAGTTTGGTGAGTTTACGCTTAAATCAGGTCGTACTAGTCCTTACTTCTTTAATGCTGGCTTATTTAACACGGGTCGCGACCTTGCGCGTTTAGGTCGTTTTTATGCTGCGGCACTTGAAGATGCAGGCATTGCCTATGACGTGTTATTTGGCCCAGCCTATAAAGGTATTCCAATTGCGACAACAACTGCAGTTGCACTGGCTGATCACCATGATAAAGACGTACCTTACTGCTTTAACCGTAAAGAGAAAAAGCAGCACGGTGAAGGCGGAAACCTGGTTGGCTCTGAGCTCAAAGGCCGTATTATGTTGGTTGATGATGTGATCACCGCAGGTACTGCAATCCGTGAGTC
This genomic window from Pseudoalteromonas luteoviolacea contains:
- the pyrE gene encoding orotate phosphoribosyltransferase → MKQYQKDFIEFALEKQVLKFGEFTLKSGRTSPYFFNAGLFNTGRDLARLGRFYAAALEDAGIAYDVLFGPAYKGIPIATTTAVALADHHDKDVPYCFNRKEKKQHGEGGNLVGSELKGRIMLVDDVITAGTAIRESMEIIKANEADLAGVLIALDRQEKGKGELSAIQEVERDFGTEVVSIVKLADLITYLEQQGSASEHLAAVKAYRDQYGVA